In the genome of Desulfomonilaceae bacterium, one region contains:
- a CDS encoding lmo0937 family membrane protein, translated as MLWTIVVILLILWLLGLVTSYTMGGVIHVLLVIALVVILINLIQGRRGL; from the coding sequence ATGCTTTGGACCATAGTGGTAATCTTGTTGATACTTTGGCTACTAGGTTTAGTCACCTCGTACACCATGGGCGGGGTCATTCACGTTCTTTTGGTCATAGCGCTCGTGGTGATATTGATTAATCTCATTCAAGGTCGCAGGGGTCTGTAA